CAGAGCTGGGACTGGCTGGAACAGGTCATCGAGCGCTGGATCTCGAACTCGGCCACGGTGAACTGAGGGTCGCCGCCCCCGCGCGCGTCCTGCGCGACGCAAAGCGTCGGCGCGGGACCCACACCTGAGCCTTTCCGCACGCAGGGCGTTCTCCGGACCTGCTCAGGCATGGATCCCGGACCGGACCTGCGGTCCGTCCGGGACGCGCTGAACGAACTGCTACATCGAACGCGCCGGGAGACGGCGGCACGCATCCTGCTATTCTCCCCGCCGGACGGGCGGAGGCGTATCAGGATGACGCGGAACGATGCAGGTTGAGGCGACGGCGATTCCCGAAGTGCGGATCGTCCGGCCCGCGCGGCACGGCGACGGGCGCGGCTTCTTCTCCGAGGTCTGGAACCGGCGCGCGCTGGCCGCGGCGGGCATCGAGGCCGACTTCGTGCAGGACAATCACGTCCTGAACGGCCGGGCCGGCACGCTGCGCGGCCTGCACCTGCAGGTGGCGCCCAGCCCGCAGGCGAAGCTGGTGCGTTGCCTGCGCGGCGCCATCCTGGACGTGGCGGTTGACGTCCGCCGCGGCTCGCCCACCTTCGGGCGGCACGTGGCGGTGGAGCTCTCGGGCGAGAACTGGGCGCAGCTCTGGGTGCCCGAAGGCTTCGCCCACGGTTATTGTACGCTGACCGACGGCGCGGAGGTGATCTACAAGGTGACGGGCTACTACGACGCGCAAGCCGAGCGGGGCGTCCGCTTCGACGATCCGGCGCTGGGCATCGACTGGCCCGTCGACCGGGGCGCGGCGATCCTCTCGGAGAAGGACCGCGCCTGGCCCGACCTCGCCGGCTTCGGCGGGGTGTGAGCGCCATGCGGGTTCTCGTCACCGGCGGCTGCGGCTTTATCGGATCGGCGCTGGTGCGGCGGCTCGTGGCCGACGGCGCCGAGGTGCTGAACGTCGACTGCCTGACCTATGCCGGCCTGCCGCAGAACGTCGCGAGCGTCGCGGACCGGCCGGGCTACCGCTTCCTGAAGGCCGATATCTGCGACAAGGCGGCGATGGCCGACGCCTTCGCGGACTTCCGGCCCGACGCGGTGATGCACCTGGCCGCCGAGAGCCATGTCGACCGCTCCATCGACGGGCCGGGGGCCTTCATCCGCACCAACGTCACGGGCACGGAAGTGCTGCTTGAATGCGCCCTGGACCACTGGCGCGGTCTGGACGAGGCGGCGCGGGCGGCCTTCCGGTTTCTGCACGTCTCCACCGACGAGGTCT
The nucleotide sequence above comes from Minwuia thermotolerans. Encoded proteins:
- the rfbC gene encoding dTDP-4-dehydrorhamnose 3,5-epimerase; this translates as MQVEATAIPEVRIVRPARHGDGRGFFSEVWNRRALAAAGIEADFVQDNHVLNGRAGTLRGLHLQVAPSPQAKLVRCLRGAILDVAVDVRRGSPTFGRHVAVELSGENWAQLWVPEGFAHGYCTLTDGAEVIYKVTGYYDAQAERGVRFDDPALGIDWPVDRGAAILSEKDRAWPDLAGFGGV